One genomic segment of Methanothermococcus okinawensis IH1 includes these proteins:
- the argH gene encoding argininosuccinate lyase: protein MNNNILRRGRLGSSVKEDVMLYTTSLNFDKEIFESDILCDIAHTKMLMEKNIVSEEDGKEIIKELINIFKNGMESLNLDPSLDDIHMVIESELIKKLGEDIAGRMHTGRSRNDEVATDLRMALREKILQILKQLINMEKNILNLAMEHKETLTIGYTHLQHAQPTTYAHHLLSYVSAIERDILRLLDAYKRINISPLGCGAMATTGFDIDRKRTMELLGFDALIENSMDGVSSRDFIVETMSNLSILGINLSKICEELVLFSTYEFGTITLANEYTSTSSIMPQKKNPDVAEIARAKLSTLNGNLVSVLTILKALPNTYNRDLQEISPHLWKSVYTVSDTINIIDGMISTLKVNTDRMKELAEKNYSTATELADTLVRECGIPFRTAHGIVGEVVRIAIERNKNMDEVIDEVLNRYGLELDKSMIEKALNPMENVKMRKVIGGPAPEEVERAIYSYKERVSNYENEINEKIEKIERVKKELLSIFNE, encoded by the coding sequence ATGAACAATAATATTTTAAGAAGGGGAAGACTTGGGAGCTCCGTAAAAGAGGATGTAATGCTATATACAACAAGTCTAAATTTCGATAAAGAGATATTTGAAAGCGATATACTTTGTGATATTGCCCATACAAAGATGTTAATGGAAAAAAACATTGTTTCAGAAGAGGATGGAAAAGAAATAATAAAAGAATTAATAAATATATTTAAAAATGGAATGGAATCTTTGAATTTAGACCCTTCTCTCGATGATATACATATGGTGATTGAAAGTGAGCTCATAAAAAAACTTGGGGAAGATATTGCAGGAAGAATGCATACAGGAAGAAGTAGAAATGATGAGGTTGCAACAGATTTAAGAATGGCACTTAGAGAAAAGATACTTCAAATATTAAAACAACTAATAAATATGGAGAAAAATATTTTAAATCTTGCAATGGAACATAAGGAGACGCTTACAATAGGATACACCCATTTACAACATGCACAACCTACAACCTATGCACATCATCTTTTAAGCTATGTTTCAGCAATAGAAAGGGATATTTTAAGGTTATTGGATGCATACAAAAGAATAAACATTTCACCACTTGGATGCGGTGCAATGGCAACAACAGGTTTTGATATAGATAGGAAAAGAACAATGGAACTTTTGGGATTTGATGCCCTTATAGAAAATTCAATGGATGGGGTTTCTTCAAGGGATTTTATAGTGGAAACAATGTCTAACCTATCAATATTGGGAATAAATCTGTCAAAAATTTGTGAAGAATTGGTGCTTTTTTCAACCTATGAATTTGGAACTATAACCTTGGCAAATGAATATACTTCAACCTCATCAATAATGCCTCAAAAAAAGAATCCAGATGTGGCAGAGATTGCAAGGGCAAAGTTATCAACCTTAAACGGAAATTTAGTTAGTGTTTTAACCATATTGAAGGCACTTCCAAATACTTACAATAGGGATTTACAGGAAATAAGTCCTCATTTATGGAAAAGCGTTTATACAGTAAGTGATACGATAAACATAATCGATGGAATGATTTCAACATTGAAGGTAAATACTGATAGAATGAAAGAACTTGCAGAGAAGAATTATTCCACAGCAACGGAGCTCGCAGATACTCTTGTTAGAGAGTGCGGTATTCCATTTAGAACAGCCCATGGAATTGTTGGAGAGGTTGTAAGGATAGCTATTGAAAGGAATAAAAATATGGATGAAGTAATTGATGAGGTTTTGAATAGGTATGGTTTAGAGCTCGATAAATCCATGATAGAAAAGGCACTTAATCCTATGGAAAATGTAAAAATGAGAAAGGTTATTGGAGGTCCAGCTCCTGAGGAAGTTGAAAGAGCTATATATTCCTACAAAGAAAGGGTATCCAATTATGAGAACGAGATAAATGAAAAAATTGAAAAAATTGAAAGGGTTAAAAAAGAATTATTAAGTATATTTAATGAATAA
- a CDS encoding TIGR03576 family pyridoxal phosphate-dependent enzyme has translation MNNNTSELNRLEKARKIIRDIIKEKGREYLYDLTGIAGGFIIHKTDLELLETYVGPAIFSEKLNEVGVLHFGGAPSIHKAVGFNRTSAAIFSTIMALSNDITNVIHYVPKKPSHPSIPRSCKIFNLYYFESDNVDEILNRINEKTLTIITGATMDHKIVELENLKKIINSCNEKNSIVFIDDASGARLRLLYNQPPALKINADLAVTSTDKLMDGPRAGLLCGKKDLVDKIYNEGLKFGLEAQAPILAAMVNALKSFKLDNLKEALKRTENIDLSPLINAGFECEKTPTGFIIKNLSEEEYINVALKMLENYGIITITAAGMPGASKTLRIDFCSKDAKRLTDDYIINAIINSRI, from the coding sequence ATGAACAATAATACATCTGAATTAAATAGATTGGAAAAAGCCAGAAAAATAATCCGTGACATAATAAAAGAAAAGGGACGGGAATATTTATATGATTTAACAGGTATTGCAGGAGGATTTATTATTCACAAAACAGATTTGGAATTATTAGAAACTTATGTTGGTCCAGCCATATTTTCAGAAAAATTAAATGAAGTAGGAGTTTTACACTTTGGAGGAGCTCCTTCAATTCATAAGGCTGTGGGATTTAACAGAACATCTGCGGCAATTTTCTCCACAATAATGGCTTTATCAAATGATATAACTAATGTAATTCATTATGTTCCAAAAAAACCATCTCATCCATCAATTCCAAGAAGTTGCAAAATATTTAACCTCTATTACTTTGAAAGCGATAATGTGGATGAAATATTAAATAGAATAAATGAAAAAACCTTAACTATTATTACAGGAGCTACGATGGACCATAAAATCGTAGAGTTAGAAAATTTAAAGAAAATAATAAACTCATGTAATGAAAAAAATAGCATTGTATTTATAGACGACGCCTCAGGTGCAAGATTGAGATTATTATACAATCAGCCCCCAGCACTTAAAATTAATGCTGATTTAGCGGTTACAAGCACCGATAAATTAATGGATGGTCCAAGGGCTGGTTTGTTGTGTGGAAAAAAGGATTTAGTTGATAAAATATATAACGAAGGTTTAAAATTTGGCTTAGAGGCTCAGGCACCCATTTTAGCAGCTATGGTAAATGCATTAAAAAGCTTCAAATTGGACAATTTAAAAGAGGCTTTAAAAAGAACAGAAAATATTGATTTAAGCCCATTAATTAATGCAGGTTTTGAATGTGAAAAAACCCCCACTGGATTTATTATAAAAAATCTTTCAGAAGAGGAATATATCAATGTTGCTTTGAAAATGCTTGAAAACTATGGAATAATTACAATCACCGCAGCAGGAATGCCCGGTGCAAGCAAAACATTAAGAATAGACTTCTGTTCAAAAGATGCCAAAAGACTAACTGATGATTATATAATTAATGCCATTATCAATTCAAGAATATAA
- a CDS encoding DUF2098 domain-containing protein, whose product MALDINHKEITVGSYVKYINTGTKGIVKDIKKEDDTEWVLLDNDLMYKPHTLEIIEFKEKKEEKEINEEEVEDLLKREEISGVDTNIDACGAG is encoded by the coding sequence ATGGCACTTGACATAAACCATAAAGAGATTACAGTAGGTTCTTATGTAAAATATATTAACACTGGAACCAAGGGTATTGTCAAAGACATAAAAAAAGAAGATGACACGGAGTGGGTCTTATTAGACAATGATTTGATGTATAAACCACATACATTAGAAATCATAGAATTTAAAGAGAAAAAAGAAGAAAAAGAAATTAATGAAGAAGAAGTAGAAGACCTACTCAAAAGAGAAGAAATATCTGGCGTTGATACAAACATAGATGCCTGTGGTGCAGGTTAA